The following proteins are encoded in a genomic region of Deltaproteobacteria bacterium:
- a CDS encoding thioredoxin domain-containing protein, translating to MTRRGLWRRAVLVAAILAAACNPRPSETAKPGAPAPSAKPEEVARRIEEYFTKSVTPGITLKVAGIVSSEVPGWNKGTLDVDTNGAKQSIPFLVSPDGRYFISGEVTDLTVDPLQATLAKIDLEGRPFRGPADAKVTIVEFSDFQCPFCARGYQILEEQVMPEYEGKVRLFFKHLPLKSIHPWAEGAALAAECAADQGAEGFWKMYHALFKAQRDLNLDNLKAEITGFAKSAGLDGAVFAECYDRKKTLARIEKDLAEAAAVGANSTPTFFINGRRLEGAQPLENFKAIIDEELG from the coding sequence ATGACCCGTCGCGGGCTCTGGCGGAGGGCCGTGCTCGTCGCGGCCATCCTCGCCGCGGCGTGCAACCCGCGCCCGAGCGAGACGGCGAAGCCGGGAGCGCCTGCCCCGTCCGCCAAGCCCGAAGAGGTCGCGCGGCGCATCGAGGAATACTTCACGAAGAGCGTCACGCCCGGCATCACCCTGAAGGTGGCGGGCATCGTCTCCTCAGAGGTGCCCGGATGGAACAAGGGCACGCTCGACGTCGACACGAACGGAGCCAAGCAGTCGATCCCGTTCCTCGTCTCGCCCGACGGCAGGTATTTCATCAGCGGCGAGGTCACCGACCTCACCGTCGATCCGCTGCAGGCGACGCTCGCGAAGATCGACCTCGAGGGCCGGCCGTTTCGCGGGCCCGCCGACGCCAAGGTCACCATCGTCGAGTTCTCCGACTTCCAGTGTCCGTTCTGCGCGCGCGGCTACCAGATCCTCGAGGAGCAGGTCATGCCGGAGTACGAAGGCAAGGTCCGGCTCTTCTTCAAGCACCTCCCCTTGAAGAGCATCCATCCGTGGGCCGAAGGGGCCGCGCTCGCCGCCGAGTGCGCCGCGGATCAGGGCGCCGAAGGCTTCTGGAAGATGTACCACGCGCTCTTCAAGGCGCAGCGCGACCTGAACCTGGACAACCTGAAGGCCGAGATCACGGGCTTCGCCAAGAGCGCCGGGCTCGACGGGGCGGTGTTCGCCGAGTGCTACGATCGCAAGAAGACGCTCGCGCGCATCGAGAAGGACCTCGCGGAAGCCGCCGCGGTCGGCGCCAACTCGACCCCCACCTTCTTCATCAACGGGCGGCGGCTCGAAGGCGCCCAGCCGCTCGAGAACTTCAAGGCGATCATCGACGAGGAGCTCGGCTGA